Below is a window of Christensenella minuta DNA.
TGGGGCGCGCACCAGCCTACGCCGTGCGTGAGGCCGGAGATGTCTGTGATCTGTTTGGATTTTACCCATTTGCCTTCTTCAGGTATCGGAGCCGGGCCGTGATGCGGTCCCTTTTTCACGCATACCATTTCTTCTACTTCTTTTGAGTATTGCATGGGATTTTTTGACCTCCTTGAAAATTTATTGCTTTCATTTAAATATTAAGCCATACATAAAATATTATAGCATATCCGGGGAACGGTAGTCATTATATTTTTAAGATTATTTCCCGCCGCCCGCCGCCTGTCAAAAAGCATCCGTTTCCCGGTTGAACGAAAGGGAAATGGATGATATTCTTAAATCAGGGGGAAAAACGGAAAACGGAGGAAATGTTATGCTGTGGATCCCGGTTGTGATTGTTGCCGCCGCCGCATTGTTTTTGATTGTGGTTTTTGTGGCGGCGAATAAGATATTTGACGTCGCCGTGAATGCCAAAAAGACCAAGAAAAAGGTGCTCGAAACAAATGCGAACAAGAGTGCGGACGGCGCGGGGCGGGAAAAAACGGAAAAGGAACGCGCCAACGAATGGCTGCGCGGGCAGGAATTTACGATACACAGCCAGCGTTCGCGGGATGGGCTTCTCCTTGTCGCGCGGGAGCTGGCTGCGAAAGAACCCTCGCACCTGTGGGCCGTATGCGTCCATGGGTTTTCGGGAAACGGCCTGAACCTCGGCCTTGCGGCCCGCCACTGGCACGAACAGGGCTGGAACGTGCTTTTGCCAGACCTGCGGGGAAGCGGCGACAGCGAGGGGGATTATTATGGCATGGGCTGGCTCGACCGCCACGATATCATCGGATGGATCCGGGGAACGGTTCTCGAAAAAGACCCCGGCGCGCAGGTCGTCCTGCACGGGGTCTCGATGGGCGCGGCGACCGTTATGATGACCACGGGCGAGCAGCTCCCGGAAAACGTCCGCGCGGCGGTTGAAGACTGCGGCTATACGGACGTGTGGGAGGAATTTACCATCCAGCTTAGGAAGGTGTTCGGGCTTCCGCAGTTTCCCATCATGCACATTGCAAACATCATGGCAAAGCGGCGTGCGGGCTATTCTTTCAGGGAAGCCTCGTCGGTCCGCCAGGTGAAAAAATCCAGGACGCCCACGCTTTTCATTCATGGCGGTGAGGATACCTTTGTGCCGTTTTTCATGCTGGATGAAGTATACGGGGCTGCGGCGTGCGAAAAGGAGAAACTGGTGGTGTCCGGCGCGCAGCATGGCGAATCGGTGCAGCTCGAGCCGCAGCGTTATTGGGATACGGTCCATGCGTTTGTCGGGAAATATCTTAATTGAAAAGGAGAAATATGATGGAAAGAGTACAATATATTTGCCCGAAATGCGGCTGTACGCAATATGAAAGCGATCAGTTTCAGGCGACCGGAGGGAACTTTTCCAAGCTGTTCGACGTACAGAACAAAAAATTTATCACAGTGAGCTGCGTAAAGTGCGGCTATACGGAGCTGTATAAAGGAAAGACTTCAGATGGCTGGAATATTCTCGATTTCCTGGTAGGCCGCTGAACATAAAAAATGAATAAATTGTAAAAAATGAAATCCGCGGCTTCCCGGCTTGCAGGGAACGCGGATTTTTGCTTGTATTTGCAATCTATTGAAAGTATAATATAATGCGTATAATTATTTACATGAGAAGGGCAGATGGAAACGATGTATCGATTTGCAGGACGTTTTGACGGCGTGGGCGGAAGCGAGATCCGTAAGATTTTTGGGCTCCTCGGAGTTCCGGGAATGATCTCATTTGCGGGAGGCAATCCTTCTCCCGACCTTTTTCCGGCGGATACGCTCGCAGACATCAGCGAACAGGTGATTGTGGACGACGGCAGGTCTGTGCTCCAGTATGGGGGAACGATGGGCGTCGCGCATTTTATAAGCGTACTGAAGGAAAAGAACCGGGATAGTATGAAAGAGGACGATGACCTTATCGTGCTTTCCGGATCCTCCCAGGGAATAGATTTTTTTGCCCATACCATGATTGAAAAAGGGGATGCCATGCTTGTGGAATCTCCGTCGTTTCTGGGCGCGCTCCAGACGTTTCGGCTTGCGGACGCCGATATCAAAACGGTGGACCTGCAGGAAGACGGGCCGGATACGGATATGCTCGAGGCGAAGATTAAGGAATATAATCCCAAGTTTTTTTATACGATCCCGACTTTCCAGAACCCGTCAGGCATCACAATGAGCGCGGAAAAACGGCAGAAGGTTTACGATATCTGCAAACGGTACGGCGTGCTGATCCTGGAAGACGATCCTTACGCGGAGCTGCGCTACGAGGGAACGCCGCTTCCCAGCATCAAGGCGCTCGACGACTGCGGACTTGTGTGTAAGCTCGGGAGTTTTTCCAAGACGATCTCCCCCGGCCTGCGCGTCGGGTACGCAGTCGCCAATAAAGAGATCATAGCAAAGTTTAACCTCCTGAAGCAGGGGGCGGACGTGCATACCTCCAACCTTTCGCAGACGCTCGTTATGAAATTCATCGAGCGCGGGCTTTATGAGGATCATGTCAGGATGCTGTGCGAGACCTATAAGGAGCATAGGGATGCGATGCTGCGGGCGATCGATATTTATTTCCCGGATGGGGTAAGCCACACCAATCCGCAGGGCGGCCTGTTTGTTTGGGTAACGCTCCCGGAATGGATGGATGCGCGCAAGCTGTTCGATGCGTGCGTGATGGAAAAGGTAGCGTTTGTGGCGGGAAGCCCGTTTTTCGCGGACGGCGGCCATGACAATACGCTGCGCATGAATTTCTCGATGCCGACCGTAAGCCAGATCGAAACGGGTGTGGAACGCATGAGCAGGGTAATTCGCCAGTACGAATTTTTGACGAAATAAACCGGACGGAACGGATATGAAGAGGAGCTTTTGAATCGATGGCAGAAAACGTATTTGATACATTACAGGAAAGAGGCTTTGTTAAGCAGACGACCCATGAAGGCCTGAAAGAAATGCTCGGCCGGGAAAAGGTGAAATTCTACGTCGGGTTCGATGCGACGGCGGACAGCCTCCATGTCGGTCACTTTGTTCAGCTGATGGCGATGGCGCATATGCAGCGCGCGGGCCATACGCCGATCATTCTCGTGGGCGGTGGAACGACGATGATCGGCGATCCAAGCGGAAAATCCGATATGCGCAAGATGATGACCCGCGAGGTGATCGCGCACAATGCGGAAATCTTTAAAAAGCAGATCGGCAGTTTTCTCGATGTTTCAGAGGGAAAGGCCATCATGGTAGATAATGCCGATTGGCTCCTTGACCTCAATTATGTGGAGTTCCTGCGGGAGATCGGCACTTGCTTTTCCGTAAACAGGATGCTGACGGCGGAATGCTATAAACAGCGCCTTGAAAAAGGCCTCACGTTTTTTGAATTCAACTATATGCTGATGCAGGCGTACGATTTTTTGGTTTTGAACCGCAAGTACGGCTGTACGCTCGAGATGGGCGGGGACGACCAATGGTCGAATATCCTCGCGGGAGCGGACCTGATACGCCGAAAAGAGGAAGGAAAAAAAGCGTACGGCCTCACGATTACCCTGCTCCTGAAGAGCGACGGCAAAAAGATGGGGAAAACAGAGTCGGGCGCCGTCTGGCTCGATCCTGAGAAGACTTCCCCATACGACTTTTACCAGTATTGGAGGAACGTTGCGGATGCGGACGTGCGGACGTGCCTTTCGCTGCTTACCTTCCTGCCGATGGACGAGGTTGAGCGCCTGTCAGCCCTTAAAGACAATGAGATCAACGATGCAAAAAAGATACTTGCGTTTGAGATAACAAAACAGGTGCACGGCGGGCAGGCAGCGCGCGAGGCTCAGAAAGCGGCGGAAGCGCTTTTCTCCGGCGGCGGGGAAGGGGGCAGCATCCCGACGACGGAGCTTACGGCTGCGCAGTGGAAAGAAAAACCGCAGCTTATTGACGTCATGGTCCTTTGCGGACTGACCAGGTCGCGCGGCGAGGGCCGGCGCCTGATTACCCAGGGGGGCGTGCTCCTGAACGGAGAAAAGGTCGTGGACGAATTCCGTGCGCTCGAAGAAGCGGATTTTGTGAACGGCGAAGCGATGATAAAAAAAGGCAAAAAGGTGTTTCACAGGGTTCTGATCCGCGTATAAGTATGGGAAAACCGTATGTTTGCCTCGCGGAGAAAGCCGCAAGCGAGCTTGTGATTAAAAAATCGAGGTTTTTGTGCAGGCTGGTTCCCGTAGAGACGGAACAGCAGGCGGCGGCGGCCCTCGGAGAGGTTAGGAAAGAACATTATAACGCGCGGCACAATTGCTTTGCCATGATACTCGGCGCAAACCGGAATTTCGAGAAAAGCTCGGACGACGGGGAGCCGCAGGGAACGGCGGGCGTGCCGATGCTGGAAGTGCTGCGCAAAAGCGGCCTGACCAATATCCTCGCGGTGGTCACGCGGTATTTCGGCGGAACGCTGCTCGGAGCGGGCGGCCTTGTGCGCGCCTATGGCGGGGCAGTGTCAGAGGCGCTCCGCACCGCAAAAAGGGAAGTGCATATCCCGGCGGTGGTGCTGCGGCTGCGGATCGATTATGCGGATTATGGGAAGCTGCAAAGCATCGCCGCGGAATATGGGGCGAAGGTGGAAGCGGATTACGGCGAAAAGGTGGAAGCGCGCGCGGTGTTCCGGCAGGCGGATTACGACGCTGTGGCAAAAAGAATCACGGAAGCGTTCCTCGGCGCGGATGTATACGAAAAAGACGGCGAATGCTATTTAACGGAACAGGTTGTCCCGCAGGAGCCGACGGAATAAATATTTTTATACGATTAGGGGAATTTTGGGTATGGAAATCAAATTTTTAGAGACGAATGAGCTTAAGAAAAAACCGGAAGACGAAAGCAACCTTGGTTTTGGCACGATCTTTTCGGATTATATGTTCCTTATGAGATATACCGAGGGACAGGGCTGGCACGACGCAGAGATCAAAAAATACGAAGATTTCAAGGTGTCGCCCGCGGCAACCGTTTTTCATTACGGCCAGGAAGTGTTCGAGGGTTTGAAGGCCTACCGTCAGGTGAACGGAGATATCGCGCTGTTCCGTGCGAAGGATAACTTCCGGCGGCTCAACAATTCGGCAAAACGCCTTGCGATGCCGCAGATCGATGAAGAGTTTGCGCACCGTGCGCTGCGCGAGCTTGTGAAGATCGAGCAGGACTGGGTTCCGCATGAAAAAGGGACTTCTCTGTATATCCGCCCGAATTATATGGGGATGGATCCGTTCATCGGCGTTTCCGCCGCAAAAGAATATGTGTTCTATATCATGACGGGTCCGGTCGGCGCATATTATGCGCACGGTCTCGCACCGGTCAGGATTTTAATTGAAAAGGAGTATGTGCGCGCCGCCAAGGGCGGAATGGGCTTCGCAAAAACGGCGGGCAATTATGCCGCCAGCCTCATTGCGGGCGTGGAAGCGCACGAAAAAGGCTGCGACCAGGTTCTGTGGCTGGATGCGGAAGAGCGTAAATATGTGGAAGAAGTCGGTTCCATGAACATGATGTTTGTGATCGACGGTAAACTGGTAACACCCGATCTCGACGGAAGTATCCTGCCCGGGATCACGCGTGCGAGCGTCATTGCTATCGCGCGTGATATGGGCATCACCGTAGAAGAACGCAGAATCTCGATCGACGAGGTGATCGAAACGGCGAAATCCGGAGCGATGAGCGAAGCGTTCGGCACGGGAACGGCGGCGGTGGTAAGCCCCGTCGGGGAATTTGTATACGGGGATGAAACGGTTACGGTTTCAGGCGGGAAGATGGGAAAACTCGCGCTCGAGTTTTATGACATTCTGACCGGCATCCAATATGGAGAAATCAAAGACCGGTTCGGGTGGACGGAAAAAATTTGAATCCCCGTTCATTTTGGAGGTAATTTGGTTTGAAGAAAATAGTATCGATTCTACTTGCCGCCGTCCTGGCGGTTACCCTGTGCATCTCCATGAGCGCCACGGCGCTCGCGGCGGGCAAGGTAACGATTACGGCCAGCGTCAGCCCCAGCTCCCTCACCGGGGCGGGAACGGTATCCGTCAAGGTAACGGTGCAAAACAATACGGATTCTGAGATCAGTGACGTCACGGTCACCTTCCCGGGGGACGATTCCGAGAATATCGGCAGCATCCCGGCGGGGGAGTCGAAGACGCGTTCCGATAATGAGTGGAATGTATCCGAGGATATGCTGGATACGGATCTGACCTTCTCGGCGGCCTTTACCGACGCGAACGGCAATACCCAAACCGTCAGGACGGAATCGCTGACAATCACGAAAAAAGAGTCGACCGTTGCGGCCACCGCAACGGCAAGCGTCTCAAAGGATACGATTGAAAAGGGCGACAAAGTTAAGTTCACCTTCAAGCTGAAAAACGAAGGCAACGTAACGCTCGAAAAAGCATCGCTCAAGGCCCCGCCCCTTTCCGACGGGGAACAGCTCGGGAAAACCTTTTCCCTCGAGCCGGGCGAAACCAAGATCATGACATGGGAGACCCCGCTCAGCGAAAGTGTCGACGTAAAGCCCGTATTCAGTTATACGGCGAACGGTGAAAAAGGAACCGCCAAGGCAGGGACGGTGTCCGTTACGGTCAATGGGGAAGCAAAGGCAAGCTCGACTCCGGAAGCGGATGCGCTCGAGGTAGTCGCGACGGCAAACAATACGCAGGTAAAGGCGGGTGACAAGGTCGCTTTCGAAGTAACGGTGCGCAACCACGGGTCGGAAGACCTTGAGAAGCTGAAGGTGACGGATGCAAACGGCAACCTGGTCACCTTTACGGGTACCCAGCTCGACGCGGGCAGCGCCGCCAGGGGAACAGCGGAAGTCACCGTGCAGCAAACGACAAGCTTTGTCTTCACGGCGACGGCGGAAGATGCGGATGGCAACAGCGTCAAAGCGGCTTCTGATCCGGTCGAAATTACGGTCGACGCCGTAGACCTTGCAAGCGCCCTTACAATGGACGTTGCATTTATCCCCGAGGTCAGCAAGGCGGGTCCGGTGGATTTTACGTTCAAGGTCAAGAACAATACGGGACAGGAGATCAAAAATATCGTCATATCAGAGGCGACGCTTGGCGAAATCGCCGCGATCCCCTCGATGACGGACGCGGAGCAGGATGTCACACAGCCCATCCAGGTCGACAAGACGACAAGCTTTGTCTTCACCATTTCCGGCGAGCTGCCCGACGGGACCAGACTCGAGTCGCAGACACAGCAGCCGGCCACGGTGACGGTGAAGCAGGCATTCGGTGGAATGAGCACCATGCTGATCCTGCTGCTGATCGTAGTGGTTGCTATCGCGGCAGTCGCTGTTACGCTCGGCGTATTCATCCATAAGAATAAGAAAGCGGGATACACCGCGTTCGGCAAGCGCAGGGACGGCGGCCCGGATCCGCGGCAGAGAAACGGAGGAAGCCATCCGAACGGGCAGGGCACGAACAGGCGTTATCAGGAGCGCCCGCCGCAGGCACGCCAGCAGCGCCCGCGCAGCCAGATGCCGCATGAAGAGATCGAGCCGCGCCAGCAGCGCCCGCAGGCACCGCGGCAGAAACAGCAAAGGCCGCCGGCTTCTAAAAAAGGCGGAAAGGGCTACAGCGACAGGAATAAATTCTGATCCGGCCCGGACAAAGGACCGGTGCCATACGGCAAAAAGGGCGGCCATTGGCCGCCCTTTTTGCCTGCTTTCCTGCCAGCGCGCTCACAGGACGTTTTTCTTAGAAAAAAGGGGCGAAACCAGGATGTCGTGGAACATGGAACGGATATCCTTGCGCATGTCCTCCCGCGGCGTTCCGCTCGCATAGCATTCGTTGATAACGCCCCACAGGCCGTTGCACAAGAGCGCGGCGGTTTGCCGCGAAGGATAGTTTGATGCCATCTGATGGCTGTGCCTTCGGATATATTCGTCGACATTGCAGAAAATATGGTGGTAAAAAGCGGAGTATAGGTACGGGTTTCTTTCCGGGGAGGTCCACGAAAAAAAAGCCAGATTGTTGTAATAAAGGTTCAGGATGCAATCGAGCATGTTGTAATATCCCTGTAGCGCCTCGCGGGAGGGATTGTTTTCCGCCTGCAGTCTGTGGTAGTCCCGCACCGCTTCGCCGATGTAACCGCAGAACATGTCCTCGACCAGCGCATATTTATCGTCATAATGTGTATAAAACGTAATGCGGCTGGTCATCCCAGCGCGGCACAGCTCACAGACCGTTACCTTTTCAAAGGGAAACCGGGCAAGCAGCCCGATCATGGTTTGCTTCAGATTCTGTTTTGTTTTAATGATACGCTTGTCTTCCATAAAAATTTTTTATACACTTTCCGTTTTTTGTAATAATAAATGACATACTATCCGCAGTTGTGATTGCTATGCCATATCCTGCATATTAATATAACACATGTATAAATATAAGACAATCCGTTAATGGGACGACGGTTCCGCTGCGGCGCCCGGCGCTGCGCGGGGAAGGGGATACGGATGGAAAAACGACCGGTGGAAAAAATTGTGCGCATCGTCACACTCGCGCCCGTTATGGCGCTTTTGGCCCTCAGCATCCTGCTCGGGGCGCAGCCGGAGCGGTTTGGTGGGATTGGAAATTATGTCATGGCGGTCATCTTCCTGACCGTCCTGCCGCTGCTGGCTTATCCCCTGCAGCAAATCCTGCCGGGATGGAAGGATAAGGGGCGGGACGGACAGCGCAAACTTGCCATATGGATGGCGGTCATCGGATATGTGGCGGGTGTTTTGTGCGCTTTGGCGGCGGCAGTACCAAAAGGCCTGCTGCTCGTTTACCTTGCCTACCTGCTTTCCGGCTGCCTGATCCTGCTGTTTAATAAGGGATTCAAAATCAAGGCGAGCGGACATGCGTGCGGCGTGGCGGGACCGCTCGCGCTGCTGGTCTGCCTGCTGGGGCCCGCCGCCCTGTCAGGCCTGCCCGTTTTGGGCCTGGTCTATTGGGCGTCGCTCCGCATGGGAAGGCATACCTGGCCGGAGCTGCTCCTCGGGAGCGTCCTGCCGCTGGCGGCATTGTTTTTGTCCATCGCTGTTTTGCTTCCATTTTAAAATCTGTTGCGGAAGCCCATAAGGGCAAACAGACC
It encodes the following:
- a CDS encoding alpha/beta hydrolase, with the protein product MLWIPVVIVAAAALFLIVVFVAANKIFDVAVNAKKTKKKVLETNANKSADGAGREKTEKERANEWLRGQEFTIHSQRSRDGLLLVARELAAKEPSHLWAVCVHGFSGNGLNLGLAARHWHEQGWNVLLPDLRGSGDSEGDYYGMGWLDRHDIIGWIRGTVLEKDPGAQVVLHGVSMGAATVMMTTGEQLPENVRAAVEDCGYTDVWEEFTIQLRKVFGLPQFPIMHIANIMAKRRAGYSFREASSVRQVKKSRTPTLFIHGGEDTFVPFFMLDEVYGAAACEKEKLVVSGAQHGESVQLEPQRYWDTVHAFVGKYLN
- a CDS encoding zinc ribbon domain-containing protein — translated: MERVQYICPKCGCTQYESDQFQATGGNFSKLFDVQNKKFITVSCVKCGYTELYKGKTSDGWNILDFLVGR
- a CDS encoding aminotransferase-like domain-containing protein, which encodes METMYRFAGRFDGVGGSEIRKIFGLLGVPGMISFAGGNPSPDLFPADTLADISEQVIVDDGRSVLQYGGTMGVAHFISVLKEKNRDSMKEDDDLIVLSGSSQGIDFFAHTMIEKGDAMLVESPSFLGALQTFRLADADIKTVDLQEDGPDTDMLEAKIKEYNPKFFYTIPTFQNPSGITMSAEKRQKVYDICKRYGVLILEDDPYAELRYEGTPLPSIKALDDCGLVCKLGSFSKTISPGLRVGYAVANKEIIAKFNLLKQGADVHTSNLSQTLVMKFIERGLYEDHVRMLCETYKEHRDAMLRAIDIYFPDGVSHTNPQGGLFVWVTLPEWMDARKLFDACVMEKVAFVAGSPFFADGGHDNTLRMNFSMPTVSQIETGVERMSRVIRQYEFLTK
- the tyrS gene encoding tyrosine--tRNA ligase, which encodes MAENVFDTLQERGFVKQTTHEGLKEMLGREKVKFYVGFDATADSLHVGHFVQLMAMAHMQRAGHTPIILVGGGTTMIGDPSGKSDMRKMMTREVIAHNAEIFKKQIGSFLDVSEGKAIMVDNADWLLDLNYVEFLREIGTCFSVNRMLTAECYKQRLEKGLTFFEFNYMLMQAYDFLVLNRKYGCTLEMGGDDQWSNILAGADLIRRKEEGKKAYGLTITLLLKSDGKKMGKTESGAVWLDPEKTSPYDFYQYWRNVADADVRTCLSLLTFLPMDEVERLSALKDNEINDAKKILAFEITKQVHGGQAAREAQKAAEALFSGGGEGGSIPTTELTAAQWKEKPQLIDVMVLCGLTRSRGEGRRLITQGGVLLNGEKVVDEFRALEEADFVNGEAMIKKGKKVFHRVLIRV
- a CDS encoding YigZ family protein — protein: MGKPYVCLAEKAASELVIKKSRFLCRLVPVETEQQAAAALGEVRKEHYNARHNCFAMILGANRNFEKSSDDGEPQGTAGVPMLEVLRKSGLTNILAVVTRYFGGTLLGAGGLVRAYGGAVSEALRTAKREVHIPAVVLRLRIDYADYGKLQSIAAEYGAKVEADYGEKVEARAVFRQADYDAVAKRITEAFLGADVYEKDGECYLTEQVVPQEPTE
- a CDS encoding branched-chain amino acid aminotransferase, encoding MEIKFLETNELKKKPEDESNLGFGTIFSDYMFLMRYTEGQGWHDAEIKKYEDFKVSPAATVFHYGQEVFEGLKAYRQVNGDIALFRAKDNFRRLNNSAKRLAMPQIDEEFAHRALRELVKIEQDWVPHEKGTSLYIRPNYMGMDPFIGVSAAKEYVFYIMTGPVGAYYAHGLAPVRILIEKEYVRAAKGGMGFAKTAGNYAASLIAGVEAHEKGCDQVLWLDAEERKYVEEVGSMNMMFVIDGKLVTPDLDGSILPGITRASVIAIARDMGITVEERRISIDEVIETAKSGAMSEAFGTGTAAVVSPVGEFVYGDETVTVSGGKMGKLALEFYDILTGIQYGEIKDRFGWTEKI
- a CDS encoding DUF7507 domain-containing protein, encoding MKKIVSILLAAVLAVTLCISMSATALAAGKVTITASVSPSSLTGAGTVSVKVTVQNNTDSEISDVTVTFPGDDSENIGSIPAGESKTRSDNEWNVSEDMLDTDLTFSAAFTDANGNTQTVRTESLTITKKESTVAATATASVSKDTIEKGDKVKFTFKLKNEGNVTLEKASLKAPPLSDGEQLGKTFSLEPGETKIMTWETPLSESVDVKPVFSYTANGEKGTAKAGTVSVTVNGEAKASSTPEADALEVVATANNTQVKAGDKVAFEVTVRNHGSEDLEKLKVTDANGNLVTFTGTQLDAGSAARGTAEVTVQQTTSFVFTATAEDADGNSVKAASDPVEITVDAVDLASALTMDVAFIPEVSKAGPVDFTFKVKNNTGQEIKNIVISEATLGEIAAIPSMTDAEQDVTQPIQVDKTTSFVFTISGELPDGTRLESQTQQPATVTVKQAFGGMSTMLILLLIVVVAIAAVAVTLGVFIHKNKKAGYTAFGKRRDGGPDPRQRNGGSHPNGQGTNRRYQERPPQARQQRPRSQMPHEEIEPRQQRPQAPRQKQQRPPASKKGGKGYSDRNKF
- a CDS encoding TetR/AcrR family transcriptional regulator; translated protein: MEDKRIIKTKQNLKQTMIGLLARFPFEKVTVCELCRAGMTSRITFYTHYDDKYALVEDMFCGYIGEAVRDYHRLQAENNPSREALQGYYNMLDCILNLYYNNLAFFSWTSPERNPYLYSAFYHHIFCNVDEYIRRHSHQMASNYPSRQTAALLCNGLWGVINECYASGTPREDMRKDIRSMFHDILVSPLFSKKNVL